One Rhizoctonia solani chromosome 1, complete sequence DNA window includes the following coding sequences:
- a CDS encoding Transposon Ty3-G Gag-Pol polyprotein, whose protein sequence is MDNIDSVEFVSLALDSNKKPLLFINLYVQKFPAEPLKTLIDSGATSNFISPLIVEKYKIPKTQLKNPQVVRMLDGTISQTGCIWHQVHLTVLANGHTHSIPFLVCPIGNTPAILGMTWLTADVMTHSILPMSPDLVKPPTHSCCTPT, encoded by the coding sequence atggacaacataGATAGTGtagaatttgtatctcttgctctagattcaaataaaaaacccttgTTATTCATCAATCTATACGTCCAAAAattcccggcagaacccctcaaaacccttattgattcaggagccacttcaaacttcatctcccctttgattgtggaaaaatataaaattccaaaaacccaactcaaaaatccacaagttgtgagaatgttagatggtaccatctctcagactggttgcatttggcaccaggttcacctcaccgtcttggccaatggccacacccactccatcccatttcttgtttgccccattggcaacaccccggcaatcctaggcatgacatggttaacggcagatgtcatgacccactccattcttcccatgagtcctgaccttgtcaagcctccaacacactcatgttgcacaccaacatga
- a CDS encoding Retrotransposon gag protein: MEPELSLAALLEAVTALTATVGSLQDQIRTQGQQLVELKAICKETANLVGNKDQGSTQAKPGPSTGPITPPTHLGGEAHTPGTVRPGLKALFCPSRGTGFDSEEEEEPRRAPKKEPCNMPRSLSSLTPFNSGSSVKQPKMELPDPYKGDTRGCKATQWLDCMLLWVALHRDQFDEEEQMVVWILYHMTDKAANWVLPLIGAIIKGKGNPPTTILALMAKFKEAFANANAKRVAARKIAALTQTTTMSEYVTKFCNLIAELDWNKEAYIAQFMCSTFPHAVSTIPSTRSGVPHPYSRPSSRSSQRSVATRSQPPSCGPSPPPQHLPGMEPEPTTAALLKAILNLTNQVRSLQAQISSQGQQLAELKAICKETNNLVGDKDQGGAQTKPGPSTGPVTPPTHSGGEAHTPEDKEPRPPKKEPQGTPRRHLGSLTPFDAGSSVKQPKMDLPTPTRFDKEEQMVVWILYHMTDKAADWALPIIGSIIKGEGNPPTTIQALTAKFKEAFANPDAKRAAARKIAVLSQSTTTSEYVMEFRNLMAELDWNKEAYVAIPDDLKAIFAATIKIDNICRENEENRPKKVPAKSLATTATTSTTTTRVRLSEDPNYVTPEERDRCRASGLCVKCGQKGHGIKQCPNGWKATIKEVAKVAEEESGKE; the protein is encoded by the exons atggaaccagagctgtcccttgccgctctccttgaggctgtcacagccctcacagccacagttgggtccctacaggaccaaatcagaaCCCAGGGCCAACAGCTTGTTGAgcttaaagccatatgcaaggagactgccaaccttgttggcaacaaggatcaaggaagcacccaagccaagcctggcccatcaactgggcctatcacccctcctacccatttgggaggagaagcccacactccaggcacagttaggcctggactcaaggccctgtTCTGCCCCTCAAGAGGGAcaggctttgactcagaagaggaggaggaacccAGAAGAGCCCCCAAGAAAGAGCCTTGTAACATGCCTAGGAGCCttagctccctcacccccttcaactcagggtccagtgtGAAGcagcccaaaatggaactcCCTGATCCTTATAAGGGAGATACCAGGGGATgcaaggcaacccagtggctagattGCATGCTGCTGTGGGTTGCCCTCCACAGAGATCAatttgatgaggaggagcagatggttgtatgGATACTTTACCatatgacagacaaggcagccAATTGGGTGCTCCCCCTCATtggggccatcatcaagggcaagggaaacccccccaccaccatcctggccttaatggccaaattcaaggaggcgttTGCCAACGCCAATGCCAAGAGGGTGgctgccaggaagattgctgcattgactcagacaaccactatgtctgagtacgtcaccaaGTTCTGCAATCTCATAGCGGAACTAgattggaacaaggaggcatacattgcccagttcatgTGCA gcaccttcccccacgccgtctccacaattccatccacacgctctggcgtcccacacccatactcccgtccctccagccgctcctctcaacgttccgtggcaacccgctcccaaccaccctcttgcggcccatcaccccctccgcaacacttgcccggaatggaaccggagccgaccactgccgctctcctcaaggctatcctcaacctcaccaaccaagtcaggtccttgcaggcccaaatatcatcccaaggccaacagctcgcagagctcaaagccatatgcaaggaaaccaacaaccttgttggtgacaaagaccagggcggagcccaaaccaagcctggcccatcgactgggcctgtcacccctcctacccactcagggggGGAAGCTCACACTCCAG AGGACAAAGAACCAAGGccccccaaaaaggagcctcaaggaacgcctagaaggcacttgggatctctcaccccctttgacgcagggtccagcgtaaaacaacccaagatggatcTCCCGACCCCTACAAGG tttgacaaggaggagcagatggttgtgtggattttataccacatgacagacaaggccgctgactgggccctccccatcattgggagtatcatcaagggcgagggaaacccccctaccaccatccaggccctaacggccaaattcaaggaggcctttgCCAATCCCGACGCCAAACGGGCCGccgccagaaaaattgcggTTCTTTCTcaatccaccaccacctccgagtATGTCatggagttccgcaatctcatggcggagctagactggaacaaggaggcctatGTTGC TATCCCTGATGATCTCAAAGCCATCTTTGCGGCAACaattaaaattgacaacatctgccgcgaaaatgaggaaaaCCGGCCGAAGAAGgttcctgccaagtccctggccaccacagccaccacttccactaccaccactagggtccgcctatcagaAGACCCAAACTACGTTaccccggaagaaagggaccgctGCCGCGcatctggcctttgtgtcaagtgcggtcaaaaggggcatggcatcaaacagtgccctaatggttggaaggcaactATCAAGGAAGTTGCCAAAGTAGCTGAGGaggaatcgggaaaagaataa
- a CDS encoding reticuline oxidase: protein MTAELDEIHDDFERDSNFENDEPEKEEHQPPPRKRQRTITKPNKNAPRKKQVRGKQGGLADLINMPIDIFTEIAAHLLPIDIINLARSNKFFRSLLMHRTSIHIWNGAMKNIEGLPPCPPGMSEPRYLSLLFSKTCTKCGGPARGKMDPNLLVRLCGSCRGVHLMPLELVPSILMPMVHYSGSIAPLKRRSIGYTLCEDISDLLAQYQEKKQASNADELEAWSNEMRKAVHNRQNQAQALRGFLVTLELEREQELGDAKEARRSEIKRRLGEMGWAEEDMNFGWWSDNPRTWHDLVSQPKPLTERIWANIRPKLIPLLEDNRERRLEMEQPALDVSHRDAFPDFAHTLNWSIVKDIFETDATEEEMEVKFGQHRDEIRALITEWKDQVHTRLASSVRNAFEERNEPLRPTISVFNEEPDTLANISDNLKLLLRADSFFRRSGLSSLSKQPLGYSMILSMKDLVGSHSPYASETPRELPTFNDIEWQARCVPSGDEESWVCVRLWKVSCSWIDVVGSDKHKQIYAKIQEAASGLSERGIVYNDVHDPELFTDKPMITDYATKALETGTGIVLSPVQVCKLCEDIPAATAVITIPPRMKKHLLDVHGIAEPKINEHYISRNWNNRLPGMDDSDSDDSYSMGYGGCSCPFHQMMGGLMYSDEEDEYGYEEDDGGFGLGLGLGLGYSDDDDDDGDDMVDYW, encoded by the exons ATGACTGCAGAACTAG ATGAGATTCATGATGACTTCGAACGCGACTCCAATTTCG AAAACGACGAACCGGAGAAAGAAGAACACCAGCCACCTCCCCGAAAGCGCCAGCGTACTATCACCAAGCCTAACAAGAATGCACCTCGCAAGAAGCAGGTCCGAGGAAAGCAAGGCGGTCTCGCCGATCTTATCAATATGCCTATTGATATATTCACTGAG ATCGCAGCCCATCTTCTTCCGATCGATATCATCAACTTGGCGCGATCGAACAAGTTCTTCCGAAGCTTATTGATGCATCGGACGTCGATCCATATTTGGAACGGCGCTATGAAAAATATCGAGGGCCTTCCACCGTGCCCTCCAGGCATGAGCGAGCCGCGCTACTTGTCATTGCTGTTCTCAAAAACCTGCACA AAGTGCGGTGGCCCCGCCAGAGGGAAGATGGACCCTAACCTTTTGGTCCGACTTTGTGGATCCTGCCGTGGTGTGCA TCTGATGCCTTTGGAGCTCGTGCCCTCTATACTTATGCCCATGGTCCATTACTCTGGAA GTATTGCGCCTCTAAAGAGACGTTCAATCGGATACACATTATGCGAGGACATCTCTGATCTTTTGGCTCAATATCAGGAAAAGAAACAAGCGAGTAATGCAGATGAGCTGGAAGCATGGTCAAACGAGATGAGGAAAGCCGTGCACAACCGTCAAAAT CAAGCCCAAGCTCTCAGGGGTTTCCTTGTCACGCTTGAACTTGAGCGTGAACAAGAACTAGGAGACGCAAAGGAAGCACGCCGATCAGA GATTAAACGGCGGCTTGGAGAAATGGGATGGGCAGAGGAAGATATGAACTTTGGATGGTGGTCTGACAACCCACGCACATGGCACGATTTGGTATCGCAACCTAAACCATTGACGGAGCGCA TATGGGCAAATATCCGGCCGAAGCTGATTCCCCTCCTAGAGGACAATCGTGAACGGCGCTTAGAGATGGAGC AGCCGGCACTCGACGTCTCTCATCGCGATGCATTCCCTGACTTTGCCCACACTCTCAATTGGTCCATAGTCAAGGATATATTTGAAACAGATGCGACCGAGGAGGAGATGGAAGTTAAATTTGGACAACATCGGGATGAAATTCGAGCTCTGATCACTGAATGGAAGGACCAAGTCCATACCCGACTGGCGAGCTCGGTTCGAAACGCATTCGAGGAGAGGAATGAGCCCCTTCGACCCACAATCTCAGTGTTCAACGAGGAACCCGACACTCTTGCCAATATTTCGGACAACCTCAAGCTTCTTCTACGCGCTGACAGCTTTTTCCGCCGTTCCGGGTTGTCCAGCCTTTCAAAGCAGCCATTAGGATATAGTATGATTCTGTCTATGAAAGATTTAGTAGGGTCCCATTCTCCGTATGCCAGCGAAACCCCTCGGGAACTCCCAACCTTCAACGACATCGAGTG GCAAGCCCGATGCGTCCCATCTGGAGATGAAGAAAGTTGGGTCTGCGTTCGTTTGTGGAAGGTGTCATGCAGTTGGATCGATGTCGTGGGAAGCGATA AACACAAACAGATTTATGCCAAAATTCAAGAGGCTGCATCTGGTTTGTCAGAACGAGGAATTGTCTACAACGATGTCCACGACCCCGAACTCTTTACCGATAAACCGATGATCACAGATTATGCTACCAAAGCGCTAGAAACTGGGACTGGCATTGTCCTGAGTCCGGTCCAAGTCTGCAAGCTGTGCGAAGATATCCCAGCTGCTACAGCAGTTATTACAATCCCGCCAAGGATGAAGAAGCACCTCTTGGACGT ACATGGAATCGCCGAACCTAAAATCAACGAGCACTACATCTCCCGGAACTGGAACAACAGGCTACCGGGAATGGACGATTCGGACTCGGACGATAGTTATTCCATGGGTTACGGTGGTTGCAGTTGTCCTTTCCATCAAATGATGGGTGGGCTTATGTACTCCGATGAAGAGGACGAATATGGGTACGAAGAAGATGATGGCGGGTTCGGGCTTGGCTTGGGGTTAGGATTGGGGTATAgcgatgacgacgacgatgacggTGATGATATGGTCGATTACTGGTAA
- a CDS encoding replicase polyprotein 1ab: MISSRLTSVLLFVVSLGFLACAAPSPYGQSVDAVAYRRDTGSMASLTLLEGVTRKKLDESMRVTTIEEAKSILNTTTINVRSTTESLVKKAKLNPSAPANTDLAVRTASIVSLCTKISNLLSQKVGHEAVASSAADVDCALAGLLGKANKMAGELSQTVAPKLDVKPEALKTANFLESAKLLGFSVSE; encoded by the exons ATGATATCTAGTCGTTTAACTAGTGTCCTGCTATTCGTGGTCTCGTTGGGTTTCTTGGCTTGCGCTGCGCCGAGTCCGTACGGTCAATCGGTTGATGCAGTTGCTTATCGGAGAGATACTGGGAGCATGGCGTCACTTACTTTGCTTGAAGGGGTGACGAGAAAAAAGCTCGATGAATCCA TGAGGGTGACGACCATTGAAGAGGCCAAGAGCATACTGAACACGACAACAATCAACGTCAGGTCAACGACGGAATCTTTGGTTAAAAAGGCCAAGCTCAACCCCAGTGCTCCGGCGAACACTGATCTCGCAGTTCGCACGGCTTCCATTGTATCT CTCTGCACAAAGATATCAAATCTTCTCTCTCAGAAGGTTGGCCATGAGGCAGTTGCCTCCTCTGCTGCAGACGTCGATTGCGCTTTGGCCGGTCTCCTAGGCAAAGCAAACAAGATGGCAGGCGAACTTTCTCAGACAGTTGCCCCAAA GCTCGATGTCAAGCCCGAGGCGCTCAAGACCGCTAACTTCTTGGAATCTGCCAAGTTACTGGGATTCAGTGTCTCTGAGTAG
- a CDS encoding replicase polyprotein 1ab, with protein sequence MSIHKSRAVSARGEEGSLSQLTTLEAVMRKQLDACIKAKTSDEAKAVMNQVVVEVQTTTKSLEQLGKVNVDATATADIAVRVACIIEILIKMLLKLSRKFGADFVVGLCGEIDIVLKGLLVTIEGLFAGILVLVLKKIVDVKTSAIMQLDLTQCAKVLGLIG encoded by the exons ATGTCGATCCACAAGTCGCGCGCCGTGTCAGCCCGTGGGGAGGAAGGAAGCTTATCTCAGCTTACTACACTTGAGGCGGTGATGCGGAAACAGCTAGATGCTTGCA TTAAGGCAAAAACGTCCGATGAAGCTAAGGCTGTAATGAATCAAGTCGTTGTCGAAGTTCAAACTACCACCAAATCTTTGGAGCAGCTTGGAAAGGTCAACGTTGATGCCACGGCTACAGCTGACATAGCGGTTCGCGTGGCATGCATTATAGAG ATTCTCATTAAAATGTTGTTAAAACTTTCACGCAAGTTTGGAGCTGACTTTGTTGTCGGTCTGTGCGGCGAAATCGACATCGTTCTCAAGGGCCTACTCGTTACTATCGAAGGATTGTTTGCAGGTATCCTTGTGCTTGTACTCAAGAA GATTGTTGATGTCAAGACCAGTGCAATAATGCAGCTTGACTTGACCCAATGTGCCAAGGTGCTGGGTTTGATTGGTTGA
- a CDS encoding S1/P1 nuclease has translation MRLFAIISTAILATPVWSWGSEGHKITATIAQIHLLPSAREAVCSILKQNLTTCNLASVASWPDEIKKDKKLSDKWKWSFGLHFVNGVDDNPPKDCSFGTKGWTSPNNILTATVNMTRNIQPSSSVDRDISLRFLTHFLGDIHQPFHGAGLFKGANNIPVLYGDNKTNVHAVWDDFLILKRINLLTNYTSPLPTNLNLTLSPSVLALNRRIESALTGSNYDPLVRWIVLEGIYGWRAWISQLVLGFEPPFEDPTDLPVCPYYWATPTHEMLCGFIWRPDFKGVEDMKDAEYTVQLNGTEYTGRIHDEKLVEKQLALGGIRLAGIINEVLATEDEKLEFGVLPSLSAS, from the exons ATGCGTCTTTTCGCAATCATATCGACTGCTATTTTAGCAACGCCAGTATGGAGTTGGGGTAGTGAAG GGCATAAAATCACCGCAACGATTGCACAGATTCACCTTTTACCATCCGCACGCGAAGCTGTATGCTCCATTTTAAAACAAAACTTGACCACCTGCAACCTCGCAAGTGTAGCGTCATGGCCGGACGAGATaaaaaaagacaagaaaTTAAGTGATAAGTGGAA ATGGTCTTTTGGTCTTCATTTTGTGAATGGAGTCGATGATAACCCACCCAAAGATTGTTCATTTGGTACCAAGGGTTGGACATCCCCCAATAATATTCTCACGGCTACGGTAAACATGACTCGTAACATTCAGCCTTCGTCCTC CGTTGATCGAGACATTTCACTACGTTTCTTGACCCATTTCCTTGGAGATATCCATCAGCCCTTCCATGGAGCTGGACTTTTTAAGGGGGCTAATAATA TACCCGTGCTTTATGGTGATAATAAAACCA ACGTGCACGCCGTATGGGACGATTTCCTAATCCTAAAACGGATCAATTTGCTCACAAATTACACAAGCCCATTGCCAACGAACCTCAATTTGACTCTTTCTCCATCGGTTCTAGCGCTTAATAGACGTATCGAATCGGCACTCACTGGCTCCAACTATGACCCCCTTGTCCGATGGATTGTATTGGAAGGAATCTACGGATG GCGGGCGTGGATTAGCCAGCTGGTCCTCGGATTTGAACCTCCATTCGAGGACCCGACTGACTTGCCTGTGTGCCCTTATTACTGGGCTACACCAACCCATGAAATGTTGTGTGGATTCATTTGGCGTCCCGATTTCAAAGGCGTGGAGGACATGAAAGACGCGGAATATACAGTG CAACTCAATGGAACGGAATACACTGGCCGCATTCATGATGAAAAACTAGTCGAGAAGCAACTTGCGCTTGGCGGAATACGTTTAGCTGGAATAATAAATGAAGTTCTCGCAACTGAGGATGAAAAGCTCGAATTCGGCGTTTTACCAAGCCTCTCTGCGTCGTAG